In Acomys russatus chromosome 28, mAcoRus1.1, whole genome shotgun sequence, the genomic window TCTACTAGCCAGAACACATGCCATGGCCAAGCACCAGAAATGATATATTGGGAACATTAAGAACCCAAGGGGGACTTGGTTCGTGAattgctgctgctgagctgtctcctacAGTACAAGAGATCTGGCTGTCTACTGAACCTACCGCTCTTGGGTCCAACTGCTTGGGTTGAAATCATGCATAGCAATAAGCAAGATTGTGACCTTTCTTAAATCCACATCTTCATACTTTAATTTACCATATTTAAAGGAACAGCTCATGCAGGGCCATTGGACTAAATCCACGACAGAGTTCTAAGGGGCCATATATAGATGAATATAGAATATCAAGTATATTCCAATGTAATGCCATTACCATCCTTTTCTCACTAATAGTATCTGGCCTGTTCCATTCATTTACTTTGAATTAAAACCTATCTTCTATCAGTTACATAAGTTGCAAAGCCATGGTTCCTTACCACAGGTACTAACTTTCTGTGTTTTTTGAAGAAAATGTAGGTGGGTGTCCTCACATTTGTTTGCATCAggtttggaaactgaggcagtgatTGATCCTTGCCTCTCGTTGCAGATTCCGGTGTGTTGTCTACCCCTTTAAGCCAAAGCTCACTGTCAAGACAGCCTTTACCACCATTGTGGTCATCTGGGCCCTGGCCATCGCCATTATGACTCCATCTGCGGTAATGTTACACATACAAGAGGAAAAATACTACCGTGTGAGACTCGGCTCCCACAACAAAAGCAGCACAGTCTACTGGTGCCGGGAGGCCTGGCCAAACCAGGAAATGAGGAGGATCTACACCACCATGCTGTTTGTCACCATCTACCTGGCTCCGCTCTCCTTCATCGTTGTCATGTATGCAAGGATCGGGGCTTCCCTCTTCAAGACTTCCGCACACTGCACAGGCAAGCAGCGCCCGGAGCGGTGGCATGTacccaagaagaaacagaaggtcaTCAAGATGCTGCTGATTGTGgccctcctcttcatcctttccTGGCTGCCCCTGTGGACTCTGATGATGCTCTCGGACTATGCTGACCTGTCTCCTAGTAAACTGCGTGTCATCAACATCTACATCTACCCTTTCGCCCACTGGCTCGCCTTTTGCAACAGCAGTGTCAATCCCATCATTTATGGCTTCTTTAATGAAAATTTTCGCAATGGTTTCCAAGATGCTTTCCAGATCTGCGAAAGGAAAGCCAAACCCCGGGAAGCCTATATCCTAAGAGCTAAAAGCAACATGGGCATAAACACATGCGGCTTGCTGGTCCAGGAACCTGCATCTCAAAACCCAGGTGGGGAAAATTTGCTATGTGGAAAAAGTGTTGACAATCCCACACAGGAATTCCTGATGGAAGAAATGGGGGAAGCTACTAATAGTACCGAGGCTTAGAAAGATAGTGTGGGGCGCCAGTGCTATCTGATGTTATATAGCAGGCCAGTGTGAATGTCTTTAGATTTGCTTGTTGTGGCTTTGCATTCCTGACATTTTGATGAAAAGATATACGGAAGCCcactttgtcaaaaatgaaagtGTAAAAGTGGTCTTCCTAGCCAGCCCTATGGGTGCATGAAATATTCAGTGAATTTCATATTTGCCTGAAGGTTTTCAAACCCGACCATTCCCATCTGAACCATTTGTTTTATATGAGTCAGGTAAatcaagtatgtgtgtgtgtgttttataagtTTGTcattttatctgtctgtctctagatccatacatttttcttcctgtcatctttcatctatctatctaaaacagtagttctcaacctgtgggttgcgagccctttggggatcaaactccccgttcacaggggtcacctaagaccatcagaaaacacagatatttacagtacaacTCATAACAgcggcaaaattacagttatgaagtatgaaaataatttactGGTTTgggtcagcacaacacgaggagctgtaCTAAAGGGCCACAGCTTTAGGATAGTGGAGAACCACTGATTGAGAAGGAAGGGTACACATCTCCCTACATTGTCATGGATACTTTCCATGAAAGTACATTTTTGTCAGTTATACTTGATTTTGGATTTGAAATGAATGTGCTCTGTGTAgtcttttaagaaaacaattgGATTACCTGAAATCTTTGCTACTGATTTCTCATTGCTGTCGATTAGTCTGGGTTACTCTTAAAGCAAGATGCTACAACACATCAGTAATAGTATCCCTGGTCACTTCACTTTATGTGGTGCAACTGCAGCACCCAGGAAGGGAACACGGAGTACTCTCAATTTAAAGCTtgacttttttcccccatgtTAAAAAGCATAAAGTCAGAGAAATCATAATATTCCGTAGAAGTtactgctggggctggagacatggctcactgGTTCAGCCCCAGTTGTAGATCTTGTTGAATGACCCCTGTCACATGCATGGCggttcacagccatccataagCCAAAGTCCAGGGTATCTGAACCCTCTTCTAacttctgcaggtaccaggcacagaTGTGAGgcagatatgcacacacaggcaaaccacttacacacataaaaattaaatacatctaAGAAGGTTCGTCAAAGAAATTACGgttgactttttaatattttcatagtgTGAGACCTGCATTTTAACAGAATGTCAAAAACGGAAGAAGGAATCCTTACACAGTGCGGCAGGGGGCAGGGAgtgtcactttctcttctcttttaaagAGCGACACCAGAGCTGCTCAGCCATCGTCAGAAGACTTCCCTGGCGTATAGAAAAAGCAAGGACTCTTTTCCAAACTTCCTACTGGAACTGATAGCTGAACAGATCACTCATAGATTAATAAGTTAGCACTAAGGTATAAAAGAGACTTAGTAACCCCTGTCAGTGTCATGCAGTGTAATGATTTTAAGTGCTAAGTTTATCTGGGGTGAGATAGGCTCCCAGAGCGTTGGGCATTACAACCAAATAGTTTACTTGGCAAATGAAAATAATCCTGGATATTCAAATATCACATCCTTGCAGTCACCGTGGTCGTTTAAGTTGAAAGGATTTCAACAGGTCAGAGTTAATTATTGACATTTCATCTGAACTGCGTTAGGAGGAGTTCCTTTTTGCCATGAGAGTGAGCAATCCTTTGAGCCTTTAGGTTAGGAAGTTCTCTCCCCATTTTCTTGGTTTACTGCAATTTTGCTTATAGTTGGTGAAATTGAACATTGCAAACAATTCactagaaactctgtcttggcCCTTTCAGCTCTTTCTACAGTTGGCAGAATCATCTTCTTTAAATAGATAGCTAATCTATTCTCTGGGGTAAAATGCTTTTGGACACTCCATTTAAAACACATATAGGgtgcaaaaagagacaaacggtatatactcacttatatcaaaacactagtccaagggatccgtaccatgaaaatctttacttaccaagaaagtgggtcagaggagaggatatccgattgagactttaggcaagagtagcatggaagaaagaggaaatagtaggacccacagggtcctggaaacctacaagaagaactttatgacaggcagatctggatcctggggtcctcctcaaactaaggaaccagccaaggagaatataggcagtaagcttcgaacccctaccaagacctagccgatgaacatgatattctccaccgttgagtagagagtgagatctgactctcacacgaactctggtgccccttttctgaccatgtcccctggatggagagacccggtggcactcagaggaaggatagctagttaccaagaagagacttgatattctgagagcatatgtagggggaggaggtctccctcagtcacagacataggggaggggagaaggggagaaatgggagggagggaagaatgggaggaaacgggggaAGGGCTatcaatcgagatgtaatatgaataaataaattaaaaaaaaaaaaaaacacatacaggCCCCAGGATAACCCGGGCCTGCCTCACATCTGCTCTCTGTATCTCTGACAAAGATTCTTCCCTAAACTTTTATCAAGATGAGGCGCTCAACCTAGATTGTTGtgtgctttttatttgctttttttttttttttttcttctgtttcagtttcctgTCTGCCCATTCTTTAACATGCGTTCAAAAGAGCCCTCTGAAGAAGTCTGCCTACAATCTTAGGGCAGGCCACGCCATCATCACACCAGCACATGGATGATGGACAGATACGAGTTAGTGAGCAAGAACAACAAAGGGAATGATACAGGACACTAAGGTGTCCAAACATTTGTCCTGTTTGGATTATGGAATCATAGCATGCAGACCACATGCTAGGGTAAGAATTTGGGGAACGTCTCATGTCTTCCATAGCTAAAGTTTTTCATCGGCAGGACTGGGATACCTAGGCAGTGGGCCTACGCATTTGGCGTCATGTGAATTTCAAGTGATGGGAAAGACAAGCTTGTAAAATGAAAAGCAGGGGGGTTATCACTTAGTATGAGGAAATCGTCGATATTTTGATTATACCATagttataaataatataacattatataataatcataataccatgtaaagtgattttttttttcaaaacagtctTTAAGCCTCACAAAGTAATCTGAGGTACATGGTATCCCCATTTTTCAGAAGGCAGCACTGAGTCATGGGTctcccacattttttttcttttaacgtGTATGCTTGAAAATCCGTAGGAGGGGTGTGCCACATATATGTAGGTGCCTgcgtggagaccagaagaggttgtcagacCCTCTGAGGTTTCAGTTAATATGGGGTATGAACCACTTGATGAGGATgatggggaccaaactcaggttcactggaaaagcagaaagtgctctcaaccactgagccatctctacagtccaCGCCCCTAAAATCTCAAGGCTTAAgagtcataaaaagaaaaaaaaagagggttggGAAATCCATATATATTAttcaaaaaatacattttcacatTTCCCCTAATGTTAGTCATGTCTGCATTATAATAAGCTATTTTTCTGACTGTGCAATGAACACCTTTTATTTGTGGAATTTTGGAGACGTACGGGTGGTGGAAAGAACAGAATAAGTCACATGTGTTTTTTTGTAAAGGAAATCCATTTGTCTTTAAGACTTATTTAACAGGTCTTAAGAGCAGCACTTCACAACACATGTCCGTCGGCATCAGGCACCTCCCAGAAGGCAAGGCATGATGGGAGAGACAATTACAATAGAGGAAGTAATGAGGCAGACATTTTTGAAATGCTTTTggcttttgctattgtttttttcATGAGCCTATCaacacacagtgcacagtttgTGACTGGCTGTCTCAGAGTAGACTACTacagactccatttttttttttctttaactttgctTCTCTGAGAAGTGAGAATGCATTTAAATTCACAGTCTTGCTTACGTGCCAGTGCAGATGAAAAGTGTTCTTTGTTTCTGACTAATTTAtagttcttcttcctcttttttgaccacctctcccctctcctttttttctgtctatttatttctatgcactttttgtgttttagttaTATCAGCCCTCACTAtcaggaagaatttatttttttattttgtaaaaagacAGTATTGCTTACTTGCATCTGAAACATcacagaggttttttttgttttgttttgtttttgtttgtttgttggttggttggttggttggttttggtttttcgagacagggtctctctgtgtagccttgcctgtcctggactcactttgtagaccaggctggcctcaaactcacagagatctgcctgcctcagccacctgagtgctgggactacaccTGGCCACTACACCCAGATCACAGCTTATTTttgattattgttgttgcttttaacttgggggggagggggaaagagtgtttttctttttcttttttaatttttttattaatttattcttgctacatctcaatgtttatcccatcccttgtatcctcccattcttccctccacccccccctccattttccccttattcccctcccctatgactgtgactgagggggattacctccccctgtatatgctcatagggtatcaagtctcttcttggcaacctgctgtccttcctctgagtgccaccaggtctccccctccaggggacatggtcaaatgtgaggcaccagagtacatgagaaagtcatatcccactctccactcaactggagaatgttctgaccgttggctagatctgggtaggggcttaaagtttaccgcctgtattgtgtTTTTCTTCCCTCTTAAGTGCTTTGCTGATCCTGGTCACGTGTCTTCTGCCAGCTGCATTCTCTAGTTTCCCTTCACGtgctgcctccttctcttcccccaagACTCAGCTCAAGTCTCACATGCTCATTTCCTCCAGAGTAAATCTCATTATCTCTAATTATATTGAAATCTCACCTATGCACTTATGTAATATCTATGTACCCTATCAAACAGTAAATGTAAGGCGaagattttatttcatatttcattttatttctagttcTTAAGAAGATACTTGGCATGCAATAGATGcatgataaatatttgttgaaagatAAATTAAACAGTTACAAGCACCTTctgtttttttagtttattaattatGAGGGAGCCATATTTTATGTTCCATTGTTGAAAGAGACTCAGAATTCAATATAAGTATTAGGTAATACTGAAATGCaaattaagtaaaatgaaaaacatttgttATCCTGTTTTCGCGTAGCAATAACTATTCTCGTGCCTTGGAGCATGTGTTTATGCTTTCATTAATAAGGGCATGATTCTATGATATATATGTTTAAGGCCATCTTATTTGTTTACAATATCACAGATATGTTTCCATGTTTTTAAGAgttttccatatattttattaatttcagtgCTGTTCTATTATTTACTCAGCTTCTCTGGAGTGGGAAATATCACCAAAGTCTTAAATTGTAAAATGTGTAATTATGTAAAATTCTCATAACACTGAGCCTATTACAGCATCTCAGAATAGACCTAGAAGAAACGAGATTGCTTGACTAAAATGCATTTCTTAATGCTTTAATATTCTTTGTAAGATACTTCTTAATTCCTTAGAAATGCTTTGTGTCCATCTGTGGTATAGGAGAATTCATTCACATATGCTCTCAAATATTCCACTTTCTAGAAAACATTCTAACCAAACTGGTGAGAATGTATCATACATTGTGGTTTGAATGGTTAATGTTTCCCACAGGCTCATGGGTTTGAAAATTTGGTCCCCTAAAGCTATTTCTGGTGTCTTAGGTTTGCTGAGACTTAGGGCTATAGGTTACATAGGAGACACAGGTCCCTGGGGAGAAGACTTGAAGATGGTATCTACTTCTGCTTCTTGCCCCACGCTCTCTGCTGCCTGATCCAACAAGGTGTGAATTAACAACGCAGCAAGGTGGACTAAGCAATTGTAGTGTCATGTCTTCCCTGACACGATGGACTGTGAcctttggaactgtaagccaaaataagcctttcttgTCATAAGATGCTCTGTTGGGTACTTCAGCCACAATGATAAGAAAAGTAACggacacacaaaacacaaaatggtTCTGAGAAGTGAGGTAATTTCTGTGAGAATGTGGCCACATGGTTTTAGGCCTTTGGAACTGGTCAAGCTTGCTGTGTCTTGTGCAGCTTGGGTCCTGGAACCCTGACTAGGCATGTGGAAGGAGCGAAGACAGGGCAGACACATAAACACTGGTACAGTAAATCCAGGACCAGGTGGAGTTCTCTAATGGCTGCAACCTGGAACCTCAACATGCTAGGCCTAGCACAGGGGCAGGCGCTGGCTGGTCTCAGTTGGGTGGTCTCTGTAGGCAAGCAATCTCTGGCTGCAAACATTCAAGCGGGGGAAGCTTCAGTTGTTAGTCTCTGCCCACACTGATCAGTTGTTCATAAACACTCAGACTCCCAAGAACTTTACTACCCCTTTTGAGCCCAGGCCATTTATGGAACTGGCTTTGCCAGTGTCCCATGGGTTTGAGTCCTAGAGTCCTCAATAGGCCCTTGCCTGTGTCAAATATACACTCATGTAGAACTTCACACACTCAGGGTTTCCTATGCTGTGGAATAGCAAATGCTTAGAATGTTGAAAGCAGAGTTTAAAAGGGCCATTTTGATGAGAGCATGAAAGACCAGAGTGGAGACAGAACATGAATAAGAGGCTTCAGGTCTGGACTGGGAACTCTTTGAAGACATTGATGTTACATTCTGCCCATTAATGTGCCTCCGTTCTGCTCATACCCTCAAAGTAGTTGTTTCCTGGTGCTATTAGCCATGTTTACAGTGAGAATATAGCGCAGACAGCAGAACAGGATGATGTGGGAAGGGTACATTTGATAAATGGAGAATGTGTACACTAAATTTGGaacactgaagcaggaagattgccatgTGGTCTAGCTCATTATGGGTTACATCAGAAGCCCCAAGCCACTTAAGCTACATAGCGAGGCTTCATCTCAACAAATGAATGAAGGCAAGTTGTGTACAAGGTGGATACAGAGAAATGTCTATGGGTGTTTAGGAGATTAGTACCACTACTGGGAAACGGCACACTTCAAATGGAGATACTAGCATGCCTTGAGAACAAGACTCCACTTGTAGAAGGCTCTAGCCTACACAAATGAAAACCCATTTAAAAGGCATTCATTTCCAAAGACATAGACACTACAGGGTACGCTGCTTAAAGAAGTCTGCCAAAAAGGAACGATTTCTCAAGTCATTCAAAGAGGCGCTTGGAGGCCACGGTAGCTGTGTTGGAGGAAAGGCCAGCTAAATCTCAAGCAGGCAGAAGAATTTGGTCTCCTTCATATTATGGGGTCCTGGAGGCTTGCATCAAGGGGTGTGGAGAGGGGAGACTCTTAAGGCAAGGCATTGTACGGCAGGTCAGAGTCCCTGAGAAGCAAGTGTGTGAAGCTCTGAGGGTGAAACCTGGTTTGCCGTAGAGACCCCAGGAAACTGAACCTACTAGGACTTTGACATGTCTGCCAAGGGAAGTTTGACATAAGAGAGAGCCCATTCACCTTGCCAAAGGCAGAATTGAGCGCACAGGACTACCCAAGCCTAATAGATCTTAGACAATGCCACCCATGCCACAAATGACAGGCTTAGCTCTGTAGGCATTGATTCCAACCCAGCTAATCAGTCTGGTTTCTGTCTGCTGATTCCTTGCTTCCTTTTGAATAGAAATGTTTACTCATTGCCATTGTATCCTACAATTTTATGACTTGCTTTGGAGGATCGCAGGAGCTCACTGTTAAGACATTAGCTTGAGGCTCAgcagagactttggacttttgaaaGGCATTAGCACTCTTAGGAGTGTGGAGCATTTTGAAGTTTGGCTGGATGTAGTTTGCATTGTGGGAGTGCACAATAGGAACTGGGGATGGAGCGCTacagtttgaatgtgaaatgttcccccacaggctcatgtgttagAGTCTTAGTGTTggcccccagctggtg contains:
- the Npffr2 gene encoding neuropeptide FF receptor 2 produces the protein MSKTWDSNASEHWHHTWAGNGMQHRWYSDTNVTYVNYYLHQPQVAAIFIGSYSLIFLLCMVGNTVVCFIVIRNKHMHTVTNFFIFNLAISDLLVGIFCMPVTLLDNIIAGWPFGSSMCKISGLVQGISVAASVFTLVAIAVDRFRCVVYPFKPKLTVKTAFTTIVVIWALAIAIMTPSAVMLHIQEEKYYRVRLGSHNKSSTVYWCREAWPNQEMRRIYTTMLFVTIYLAPLSFIVVMYARIGASLFKTSAHCTGKQRPERWHVPKKKQKVIKMLLIVALLFILSWLPLWTLMMLSDYADLSPSKLRVINIYIYPFAHWLAFCNSSVNPIIYGFFNENFRNGFQDAFQICERKAKPREAYILRAKSNMGINTCGLLVQEPASQNPGGENLLCGKSVDNPTQEFLMEEMGEATNSTEA